Proteins encoded in a region of the Xiphophorus couchianus chromosome 11, X_couchianus-1.0, whole genome shotgun sequence genome:
- the LOC114153334 gene encoding hepatitis A virus cellular receptor 1 homolog isoform X1: protein MKIVLLIVLLTVSGCDGRSVVGQTGQNVTLLCKYEIKDHGAVHVCWGKGEIPTYGCNNQLISTNGHKVVTSASSRYQLLEQLDQGDVSLTIFNLTEEDAGRYGCRVQINGPFNDQKHHFDFRVERAPTTWTPSEPQTSSERPAAAQTAADQLTTESLLTSCSNSSSFTQEQQQEGNMLTVVLVLVLFLLAVLLIAAGLFIMARRWKQLKLPPQQQQQLWQQVQFSSTSSTLQLQLHQRASAVENVYQIDGAADRGGDYEFCP from the exons ATGAAGATCGTGCTGCTGATCGTGCTGCTCACAG TGTCAGGATGTGACGGCAGGAGCGTTGTTGGTCAGACGGGTCAGAATGTGACTCTGCTCTGTAAATATGAGATAAAAGACCATGGAGCAGTGCATGTTTGCTGGGGAAAAGGAGAAATACCAACATATGGCTGCAACAATCAGCTCATCTCTACAAACGGACATAAAGTTGTGACCAGTGCTTCCAGCAGGTATCAGCTACTGGAACAACTGGATCAAGGAGATGTTTCTCTGACCATCTTCAACCTCACAGAGGAAGATGCTGGAAGATACGGCTGCAGAGTCCAGATAAACGGACCATTCAATGATCAAAAACATCATTTTGACTTTAGAGTTGAAAGAG CTCCGACCACCTGGACTCCATCAGAACCTCAGACGTCCTCAGAGAgaccagctgctgctcagacTGCAG CAGATCAGCTGACCACAGAGAGCCTCCTGACTTCCTGTTctaacagcagcagcttcacacAGGAG cagcagcaggagggcAACATGCTGACCGTGGTTCTGGTGCTGGTTTTGTTCCTGCTGGCTGTTCTGCTCATTGCAGCAGGACTCTTCATCATGG ccaGAAGATGGAAGCAGCTCAAACT gcctccccagcagcagcagcagctgtggcaGCAGGTCCAGTTcagctccacctcctccaccctgcagctgcagctgcaccaGCGGGCCTCCGCCGTGGAGAACGTCTACCAGATAGACGGAGCCGCCGACAGGGGAGGAGACTACGAGTTCTGCCCCTGA
- the LOC114152483 gene encoding hepatitis A virus cellular receptor 1 homolog isoform X2 → MLLLTSVWLLSVALCVSAVATETVVGVAGQVVKLPCRLEEARQSGVEVCWGRGQPSLFTCHNTLINGAGGQVTYRQSDRVQLPGPFNDQTFTVHLIIIRPRSVTSERPGRRDVEKFNTPNTITSFNTNQRGSDVTGGAGTEPMVAQVQSPVQEEPVNSLQNFIGSTLRLAFIAFIPAVLFAAGYRVWRSNREAETEGRLDQSEEEESSSA, encoded by the exons ATGCTGCTGCTCACCTCCGTCTGGCTCCTTTCAG TGGCGCTATGTGTGTCAGCTGTTGCCACGGAGACGGTGGTGGGTGTGGCCGGGCAGGTGGTGAAGCTCCCATGTCGGTTGGAGGAGGCAAGGCAGAGCGGAGTGGAGGTGTGCTGGGGCAGGGGGCAGCCGTCACTGTTTACCTGCCACAACACCTTGATCAACGGCGCCGGGGGTCAGGTGACCTACCGACAGTCAGACAG AGTTCAGCTGCCCGGACCCTTCAACGACCAAACGTTCACCGTCCACCTCATCATCATCCGCC CTCGATCTGTGACCTCCGAACGTCCGGGCCGCCGAGATGTGGAGAAGTTCAACACACCCAACACCATAACGA GCTTCAACACAAATCAaagaggaagtgatgtcacagGGGGTGCAGGAACAGAGCCAATGGTAGCTCAGGTTCAG TCTCCGGTCCAGGAGGAGCCGGTGAACTCTCTGCAGAACTTTATTGGAAGCACTCTGAGACTGGCCTTCATCGCCTTCATCCCTGCTGTGCTGTTTGCTGCTGGTTACA GAGTTTGGAGATCTAACCGGGAAGCAGAGACTGAAGGGAGGCTGGAccaatcagaggaggaggagagcagctCCGCGTGA
- the LOC114153334 gene encoding hepatitis A virus cellular receptor 1 homolog isoform X3 → MKIVLLIVLLTVSGCDGRSVVGQTGQNVTLLCKYEIKDHGAVHVCWGKGEIPTYGCNNQLISTNGHKVVTSASSRYQLLEQLDQGDVSLTIFNLTEEDAGRYGCRVQINGPFNDQKHHFDFRVERAPTTWTPSEPQTSSERPAAAQTAADQLTTESLLTSCSNSSSFTQEQQEGNMLTVVLVLVLFLLAVLLIAAGLFIMARRWKQLKLPPQQQQQLWQQVQFSSTSSTLQLQLHQRASAVENVYQIDGAADRGGDYEFCP, encoded by the exons ATGAAGATCGTGCTGCTGATCGTGCTGCTCACAG TGTCAGGATGTGACGGCAGGAGCGTTGTTGGTCAGACGGGTCAGAATGTGACTCTGCTCTGTAAATATGAGATAAAAGACCATGGAGCAGTGCATGTTTGCTGGGGAAAAGGAGAAATACCAACATATGGCTGCAACAATCAGCTCATCTCTACAAACGGACATAAAGTTGTGACCAGTGCTTCCAGCAGGTATCAGCTACTGGAACAACTGGATCAAGGAGATGTTTCTCTGACCATCTTCAACCTCACAGAGGAAGATGCTGGAAGATACGGCTGCAGAGTCCAGATAAACGGACCATTCAATGATCAAAAACATCATTTTGACTTTAGAGTTGAAAGAG CTCCGACCACCTGGACTCCATCAGAACCTCAGACGTCCTCAGAGAgaccagctgctgctcagacTGCAG CAGATCAGCTGACCACAGAGAGCCTCCTGACTTCCTGTTctaacagcagcagcttcacacAGGAG cagcaggagggcAACATGCTGACCGTGGTTCTGGTGCTGGTTTTGTTCCTGCTGGCTGTTCTGCTCATTGCAGCAGGACTCTTCATCATGG ccaGAAGATGGAAGCAGCTCAAACT gcctccccagcagcagcagcagctgtggcaGCAGGTCCAGTTcagctccacctcctccaccctgcagctgcagctgcaccaGCGGGCCTCCGCCGTGGAGAACGTCTACCAGATAGACGGAGCCGCCGACAGGGGAGGAGACTACGAGTTCTGCCCCTGA
- the LOC114152483 gene encoding hepatitis A virus cellular receptor 1 homolog isoform X1 — MLLLTSVWLLSVALCVSAVATETVVGVAGQVVKLPCRLEEARQSGVEVCWGRGQPSLFTCHNTLINGAGGQVTYRQSDRFSVSPSSSALSISGSQPSDAGFYHCRVQLPGPFNDQTFTVHLIIIRPRSVTSERPGRRDVEKFNTPNTITSFNTNQRGSDVTGGAGTEPMVAQVQSPVQEEPVNSLQNFIGSTLRLAFIAFIPAVLFAAGYRVWRSNREAETEGRLDQSEEEESSSA; from the exons ATGCTGCTGCTCACCTCCGTCTGGCTCCTTTCAG TGGCGCTATGTGTGTCAGCTGTTGCCACGGAGACGGTGGTGGGTGTGGCCGGGCAGGTGGTGAAGCTCCCATGTCGGTTGGAGGAGGCAAGGCAGAGCGGAGTGGAGGTGTGCTGGGGCAGGGGGCAGCCGTCACTGTTTACCTGCCACAACACCTTGATCAACGGCGCCGGGGGTCAGGTGACCTACCGACAGTCAGACAG GTTCTCGGTGTCCCCCTCCAGCTCCGCTCTGTCCATCTCTGGGTCTCAGCCCTCAGATGCCGGTTTCTATCACTGCAGAGTTCAGCTGCCCGGACCCTTCAACGACCAAACGTTCACCGTCCACCTCATCATCATCCGCC CTCGATCTGTGACCTCCGAACGTCCGGGCCGCCGAGATGTGGAGAAGTTCAACACACCCAACACCATAACGA GCTTCAACACAAATCAaagaggaagtgatgtcacagGGGGTGCAGGAACAGAGCCAATGGTAGCTCAGGTTCAG TCTCCGGTCCAGGAGGAGCCGGTGAACTCTCTGCAGAACTTTATTGGAAGCACTCTGAGACTGGCCTTCATCGCCTTCATCCCTGCTGTGCTGTTTGCTGCTGGTTACA GAGTTTGGAGATCTAACCGGGAAGCAGAGACTGAAGGGAGGCTGGAccaatcagaggaggaggagagcagctCCGCGTGA
- the LOC114153334 gene encoding hepatitis A virus cellular receptor 1 homolog isoform X7: protein MKIVLLIVLLTVSGCDGRSVVGQTGQNVTLLCKYEIKDHGAVHVCWGKGEIPTYGCNNQLISTNGHKVVTSASSRYQLLGQLDQGDVSLTILNLTEEDAGRYGCRVQIYGPFSDQKHHFDLRVERAPTCWAPSEPQTSSERPAAAQTADQLTTESLLTSAEHQQEGSMMSLGLLLVVLVAAVGLLSKGPEHLEVCDWTRTSCVYQTVLESEVTRSVQQLERKTTTEAVYCCT, encoded by the exons ATGAAGATCGTGCTGCTGATCGTGCTGCTCACAG TGTCAGGATGTGACGGCAGGAGCGTTGTTGGTCAGACGGGTCAGAATGTGACTCTGCTCTGTAAATATGAGATAAAAGACCATGGAGCAGTGCATGTTTGCTGGGGAAAAGGAGAAATACCAACATATGGCTGCAACAATCAGCTCATCTCTACAAACGGACATAAAGTTGTGACCAGTGCTTCCAGCAGGTATCAGCTACTGGGACAACTGGATCAAGGAGACGTTTCTCTGACCATCCTCAACCTCACAGAGGAAGATGCTGGAAGATACGGCTGCAGAGTCCAGATATACGGACCATTCAGTGATCAAAAACATCATTTTGACTTGAGAGTTGAAAGAG CTCCGACCTGCTGGGCTCCATCAGAACCTCAGACGTCCTCAGAGAgaccagctgctgctcagacTGCAG ATCAGCTGACCACAGAGAGCCTCCTGACCTCAGCTGAG CATCAGCAGGAGGGCAGCATGATGTCTCTGGGTCTGctgctggtggttctggtcGCTGCAGTTGGACTCCTCAGTAAGG GACCTGAACACCTCGAAGTCTGTGATTGGACCAGAACCTCCTGTGTTTACCAGACGGTTCTGGAGTCAGAAGTGACCCGATCTGTCCAGCAGCTGGAGAGGAAAACAACCACTGAGGCCGTTTACTGCTGCACATGA
- the LOC114153334 gene encoding hepatitis A virus cellular receptor 1 homolog isoform X2 has translation MKIVLLIVLLTVSGCDGRSVVGQTGQNVTLLCKYEIKDHGAVHVCWGKGEIPTYGCNNQLISTNGHKVVTSASSRYQLLGQLDQGDVSLTILNLTEEDAGRYGCRVQIYGPFSDQKHHFDLRVERAPTTWTPSEPQTSSERPAAAQTAADQLTTESLLTSCSNSSSFTQEQQQEGNMLTVVLVLVLFLLAVLLIAAGLFIMARRWKQLKLPPQQQQQLWQQVQFSSTSSTLQLQLHQRASAVENVYQIDGAADRGGDYEFCP, from the exons ATGAAGATCGTGCTGCTGATCGTGCTGCTCACAG TGTCAGGATGTGACGGCAGGAGCGTTGTTGGTCAGACGGGTCAGAATGTGACTCTGCTCTGTAAATATGAGATAAAAGACCATGGAGCAGTGCATGTTTGCTGGGGAAAAGGAGAAATACCAACATATGGCTGCAACAATCAGCTCATCTCTACAAACGGACATAAAGTTGTGACCAGTGCTTCCAGCAGGTATCAGCTACTGGGACAACTGGATCAAGGAGACGTTTCTCTGACCATCCTCAACCTCACAGAGGAAGATGCTGGAAGATACGGCTGCAGAGTCCAGATATACGGACCATTCAGTGATCAAAAACATCATTTTGACTTGAGAGTTGAAAGAG CTCCGACCACCTGGACTCCATCAGAACCTCAGACGTCCTCAGAGAgaccagctgctgctcagacTGCAG CAGATCAGCTGACCACAGAGAGCCTCCTGACTTCCTGTTctaacagcagcagcttcacacAGGAG cagcagcaggagggcAACATGCTGACCGTGGTTCTGGTGCTGGTTTTGTTCCTGCTGGCTGTTCTGCTCATTGCAGCAGGACTCTTCATCATGG ccaGAAGATGGAAGCAGCTCAAACT gcctccccagcagcagcagcagctgtggcaGCAGGTCCAGTTcagctccacctcctccaccctgcagctgcagctgcaccaGCGGGCCTCCGCCGTGGAGAACGTCTACCAGATAGACGGAGCCGCCGACAGGGGAGGAGACTACGAGTTCTGCCCCTGA
- the LOC114153334 gene encoding hepatitis A virus cellular receptor 1 homolog isoform X5, whose amino-acid sequence MKIVLLIVLLTVSGCDGRSVVGQTGQNVTLLCKYEIKDHGAVHVCWGKGEIPTYGCNNQLISTNGHKVVTSASSRYQLLEQLDQGDVSLTIFNLTEEDAGRYGCRVQINGPFNDQKHHFDFRVERAPTTWTPSEPQTSSERPAAAQTADQLTTESLLTSCSNSSSFTQEQQEGNMLTVVLVLVLFLLAVLLIAAGLFIMARRWKQLKLPPQQQQQLWQQVQFSSTSSTLQLQLHQRASAVENVYQIDGAADRGGDYEFCP is encoded by the exons ATGAAGATCGTGCTGCTGATCGTGCTGCTCACAG TGTCAGGATGTGACGGCAGGAGCGTTGTTGGTCAGACGGGTCAGAATGTGACTCTGCTCTGTAAATATGAGATAAAAGACCATGGAGCAGTGCATGTTTGCTGGGGAAAAGGAGAAATACCAACATATGGCTGCAACAATCAGCTCATCTCTACAAACGGACATAAAGTTGTGACCAGTGCTTCCAGCAGGTATCAGCTACTGGAACAACTGGATCAAGGAGATGTTTCTCTGACCATCTTCAACCTCACAGAGGAAGATGCTGGAAGATACGGCTGCAGAGTCCAGATAAACGGACCATTCAATGATCAAAAACATCATTTTGACTTTAGAGTTGAAAGAG CTCCGACCACCTGGACTCCATCAGAACCTCAGACGTCCTCAGAGAgaccagctgctgctcagacTGCAG ATCAGCTGACCACAGAGAGCCTCCTGACTTCCTGTTctaacagcagcagcttcacacAGGAG cagcaggagggcAACATGCTGACCGTGGTTCTGGTGCTGGTTTTGTTCCTGCTGGCTGTTCTGCTCATTGCAGCAGGACTCTTCATCATGG ccaGAAGATGGAAGCAGCTCAAACT gcctccccagcagcagcagcagctgtggcaGCAGGTCCAGTTcagctccacctcctccaccctgcagctgcagctgcaccaGCGGGCCTCCGCCGTGGAGAACGTCTACCAGATAGACGGAGCCGCCGACAGGGGAGGAGACTACGAGTTCTGCCCCTGA
- the LOC114153334 gene encoding hepatitis A virus cellular receptor 1 homolog isoform X6, with protein sequence MKIVLLIVLLTVSGCDGRSVVGQTGQNVTLLCKYEIKDHGAVHVCWGKGEIPTYGCNNQLISTNGHKVVTSASSRYQLLGQLDQGDVSLTILNLTEEDAGRYGCRVQIYGPFSDQKHHFDLRVERAPTCWAPSEPQTSSERPAAAQTAADQLTTESLLTSAEHQQEGSMMSLGLLLVVLVAAVGLLSKGPEHLEVCDWTRTSCVYQTVLESEVTRSVQQLERKTTTEAVYCCT encoded by the exons ATGAAGATCGTGCTGCTGATCGTGCTGCTCACAG TGTCAGGATGTGACGGCAGGAGCGTTGTTGGTCAGACGGGTCAGAATGTGACTCTGCTCTGTAAATATGAGATAAAAGACCATGGAGCAGTGCATGTTTGCTGGGGAAAAGGAGAAATACCAACATATGGCTGCAACAATCAGCTCATCTCTACAAACGGACATAAAGTTGTGACCAGTGCTTCCAGCAGGTATCAGCTACTGGGACAACTGGATCAAGGAGACGTTTCTCTGACCATCCTCAACCTCACAGAGGAAGATGCTGGAAGATACGGCTGCAGAGTCCAGATATACGGACCATTCAGTGATCAAAAACATCATTTTGACTTGAGAGTTGAAAGAG CTCCGACCTGCTGGGCTCCATCAGAACCTCAGACGTCCTCAGAGAgaccagctgctgctcagacTGCAG CAGATCAGCTGACCACAGAGAGCCTCCTGACCTCAGCTGAG CATCAGCAGGAGGGCAGCATGATGTCTCTGGGTCTGctgctggtggttctggtcGCTGCAGTTGGACTCCTCAGTAAGG GACCTGAACACCTCGAAGTCTGTGATTGGACCAGAACCTCCTGTGTTTACCAGACGGTTCTGGAGTCAGAAGTGACCCGATCTGTCCAGCAGCTGGAGAGGAAAACAACCACTGAGGCCGTTTACTGCTGCACATGA
- the LOC114153334 gene encoding hepatitis A virus cellular receptor 1 homolog isoform X4 produces the protein MKIVLLIVLLTVSGCDGRSVVGQTGQNVTLLCKYEIKDHGAVHVCWGKGEIPTYGCNNQLISTNGHKVVTSASSRYQLLEQLDQGDVSLTIFNLTEEDAGRYGCRVQINGPFNDQKHHFDFRVERAPTTWTPSEPQTSSERPAAAQTADQLTTESLLTSCSNSSSFTQEQQQEGNMLTVVLVLVLFLLAVLLIAAGLFIMARRWKQLKLPPQQQQQLWQQVQFSSTSSTLQLQLHQRASAVENVYQIDGAADRGGDYEFCP, from the exons ATGAAGATCGTGCTGCTGATCGTGCTGCTCACAG TGTCAGGATGTGACGGCAGGAGCGTTGTTGGTCAGACGGGTCAGAATGTGACTCTGCTCTGTAAATATGAGATAAAAGACCATGGAGCAGTGCATGTTTGCTGGGGAAAAGGAGAAATACCAACATATGGCTGCAACAATCAGCTCATCTCTACAAACGGACATAAAGTTGTGACCAGTGCTTCCAGCAGGTATCAGCTACTGGAACAACTGGATCAAGGAGATGTTTCTCTGACCATCTTCAACCTCACAGAGGAAGATGCTGGAAGATACGGCTGCAGAGTCCAGATAAACGGACCATTCAATGATCAAAAACATCATTTTGACTTTAGAGTTGAAAGAG CTCCGACCACCTGGACTCCATCAGAACCTCAGACGTCCTCAGAGAgaccagctgctgctcagacTGCAG ATCAGCTGACCACAGAGAGCCTCCTGACTTCCTGTTctaacagcagcagcttcacacAGGAG cagcagcaggagggcAACATGCTGACCGTGGTTCTGGTGCTGGTTTTGTTCCTGCTGGCTGTTCTGCTCATTGCAGCAGGACTCTTCATCATGG ccaGAAGATGGAAGCAGCTCAAACT gcctccccagcagcagcagcagctgtggcaGCAGGTCCAGTTcagctccacctcctccaccctgcagctgcagctgcaccaGCGGGCCTCCGCCGTGGAGAACGTCTACCAGATAGACGGAGCCGCCGACAGGGGAGGAGACTACGAGTTCTGCCCCTGA